In one window of Phycisphaerae bacterium DNA:
- a CDS encoding DinB family protein — translation MTAKEVIRQVVEFSHLVTRGYLDDLSDKELIMRSVPGSNHVAWQLGHLIAGEHQMLSEIGHTPPALPKGFAEAHTKETSSSDDPAKFFKKADYLALMDKMKAASLAAIDATPDAELDKPSPEPMREYAPTIAAVLTLLGTHWLMHAGQFVPIRRKLGRPAMY, via the coding sequence ATGACTGCGAAGGAAGTCATTCGGCAAGTCGTTGAGTTCTCTCATCTCGTCACCCGCGGCTATCTGGACGACCTGAGCGACAAGGAGCTCATCATGCGCTCCGTGCCGGGCAGCAACCACGTCGCGTGGCAGCTCGGCCACCTCATCGCCGGTGAGCACCAGATGCTGAGCGAGATCGGACATACGCCGCCGGCGCTGCCCAAGGGCTTTGCCGAGGCGCATACCAAGGAAACGTCCTCTTCCGACGATCCGGCCAAGTTCTTCAAGAAGGCCGACTACCTCGCGCTGATGGACAAGATGAAGGCCGCGTCGCTGGCGGCAATCGACGCGACGCCGGACGCGGAGCTGGACAAGCCCTCGCCCGAGCCCATGCGTGAGTATGCCCCGACGATCGCCGCTGTGCTAACGCTGCTTGGCACGCACTGGCTGATGCACGCCGGGCAGTTCGTGCCGATCCGCCGCAAGCTCGGCCGACCGGCGATGTACTAG
- a CDS encoding ComF family protein, whose protein sequence is MFGQIITPLRNAAGGLLDAALPQTCAACGAWVPAGTPAVCSTCDAALTRAWLRPYCPRCGRTLPTAAIHGHRCARCEHERYWNLAGVARVGLYDRPLRQLLVRLKYHGHERNATPLADRLAQAMRGSGWLRDLDALVPVPMHWLRRLQRPCNHARVLSEALSRRTGVPTRALVRRVKYGRSQIGIETHAARFENVRGCFAPARWGAGWVHGRTVCIVDNLMKSGATVTEVAKALRRAGAKRIYAAVAARPRSSNDPWSRAQNVEPVEAVALQAGVSAHSAP, encoded by the coding sequence TTGTTCGGGCAGATTATCACACCACTACGCAACGCCGCTGGCGGCCTGCTGGACGCGGCACTGCCGCAGACCTGCGCCGCGTGCGGCGCGTGGGTGCCAGCCGGCACGCCGGCCGTCTGTTCCACCTGCGACGCCGCGCTTACCCGCGCCTGGCTGCGCCCTTACTGCCCCCGGTGCGGGCGCACGTTGCCCACCGCGGCGATCCATGGCCACCGCTGCGCGCGCTGCGAACACGAGCGGTACTGGAACCTCGCCGGCGTGGCGCGCGTCGGCCTGTATGATCGGCCGCTGCGGCAATTGCTGGTCCGGCTCAAGTACCACGGCCACGAGCGCAACGCGACGCCGCTGGCCGACCGACTCGCACAGGCGATGCGCGGGTCCGGCTGGCTCCGGGACCTCGATGCACTTGTGCCGGTGCCCATGCACTGGCTGCGCCGGCTCCAGCGGCCCTGCAACCACGCGCGCGTGCTCTCCGAGGCCCTGTCCCGCCGTACCGGCGTACCCACCCGGGCGCTTGTTCGCCGGGTGAAGTACGGCCGCAGCCAGATCGGGATCGAGACCCACGCGGCGCGGTTTGAGAACGTGCGCGGCTGTTTCGCACCGGCGCGCTGGGGCGCGGGCTGGGTGCACGGCCGCACGGTGTGCATCGTGGACAATTTGATGAAGAGCGGCGCGACCGTAACGGAGGTCGCGAAGGCCCTGCGTCGTGCAGGCGCCAAGCGCATCTACGCCGCGGTCGCTGCTCGCCCGCGCAGTTCGAACGATCCGTGGTCGCGCGCCCAGAACGTGGAGCCCGTCGAGGCCGTCGCGCTTCAGGCCGGTGTGTCAGCCCACTCAGCGCCCTGA
- the folP gene encoding dihydropteroate synthase produces the protein MDILGIVNVTRDSFSDGGQFLASEAACAHARRLASEGATIIDLGAESTHPDAESVSADEEIARLTPVVSALRAAGLRLSVDTYKPAVMRAMLALGAEIINDVTALRDPEAAAVLRDSAARIILMHSTATGARAERLDIRPAEIVPRIRAFFIERIATLAAVGVARERLILDPGMGFFLGRDPAVSLAVLRNLDQLAEPGLPLCVSTSRKSFIGALLGNGSAPRPVQERGAGSLATELWAACHGVQYIRTHDPRALTDALRVWNAIAAPSPVG, from the coding sequence GTGGACATCCTGGGCATCGTGAACGTCACGCGGGATTCGTTTTCTGATGGTGGACAATTCCTGGCGTCTGAGGCGGCGTGCGCGCATGCGCGCCGGTTGGCGAGCGAAGGGGCCACGATCATCGATCTGGGCGCGGAATCGACGCACCCGGACGCCGAGAGTGTCTCTGCTGATGAGGAAATCGCGCGGCTCACGCCGGTGGTGAGTGCGCTGCGCGCGGCCGGCCTGCGGTTGTCGGTGGATACATACAAGCCGGCGGTCATGCGTGCGATGCTGGCACTCGGCGCGGAGATCATCAACGATGTCACGGCGCTGCGCGACCCGGAAGCAGCGGCCGTGTTGCGCGACAGTGCCGCGCGCATCATCCTCATGCACTCGACCGCGACGGGGGCACGGGCAGAACGACTGGACATCAGGCCGGCGGAAATCGTGCCGCGCATCCGCGCGTTCTTCATCGAGCGCATCGCCACGCTGGCGGCTGTGGGGGTTGCCCGCGAGCGATTGATTCTTGATCCCGGCATGGGGTTTTTCCTCGGGCGCGATCCGGCGGTCAGCCTTGCGGTGTTGCGAAACCTTGACCAGCTCGCCGAACCGGGGCTGCCGTTGTGTGTATCGACCTCGCGCAAGTCGTTCATCGGGGCACTGCTGGGCAATGGCAGTGCACCGCGGCCGGTCCAGGAACGTGGCGCGGGCTCGCTCGCGACGGAACTGTGGGCGGCATGCCACGGGGTGCAGTACATCCGCACACACGACCCACGCGCCCTGACCGACGCACTGCGAGTCTGGAACGCGATTGCAGCGCCGTCGCCAGTCGGCTAA
- a CDS encoding AI-2E family transporter, giving the protein MPSYIPSLSEPARRWIRFGSLLIALGLLCWIAFVLRGVFTPLLVAAALAYVLNPLVTWLERQRRIPRLAVVIVAFALLALVVLVGGLYAGSRTLAQLAELQARIPHYVQVAGKFIAGLQAEAQTQPAATAPATAAATGRDWWAWAAPLLQEHGIRIARVVLDQASAAAANVANCLSFLVLVPVFTFYFLWRFNEGIALIRDYLPAAYRENVIRAVRTIDGAMATFFRGRCIVCLVVGLLMALGWTLVGVPYSLALGLLAGVLNLVPFMSLLALPPALVFAFLAANDSGTPWLWPVVLTMAVYMAVQAIESFVLSPAIEGQASGLHPLVIVVALLIGSQLGGLLGMLLAIPVASTLRTFAAEWVLPEVRRLAHGPPALAPDPAAAAPAKPEPDARG; this is encoded by the coding sequence ATGCCGAGTTATATCCCCAGCCTCTCCGAGCCGGCCCGGCGCTGGATTCGATTCGGCTCCCTGCTGATCGCGCTCGGGCTGCTCTGCTGGATCGCGTTCGTGCTCCGCGGCGTGTTCACGCCGCTGCTGGTCGCCGCCGCGCTGGCTTACGTGCTCAATCCGCTCGTAACCTGGCTCGAGCGGCAGCGGCGCATCCCGCGCTTGGCGGTGGTGATCGTCGCATTCGCCCTGCTGGCGCTGGTCGTGCTCGTCGGGGGACTGTACGCCGGCAGCCGGACGCTGGCGCAGCTCGCCGAGTTGCAGGCCCGCATCCCCCACTACGTGCAGGTGGCCGGAAAATTCATCGCGGGACTGCAGGCCGAGGCGCAAACACAGCCTGCGGCAACCGCACCCGCAACCGCCGCGGCAACCGGCCGAGACTGGTGGGCCTGGGCGGCACCGCTGCTCCAGGAACACGGAATCAGAATTGCGCGTGTGGTCCTCGACCAGGCGAGCGCCGCCGCCGCCAACGTCGCCAATTGCCTCAGCTTCCTGGTGCTCGTGCCCGTGTTCACGTTCTATTTCCTGTGGCGGTTCAATGAGGGCATCGCCCTGATCCGCGACTACCTGCCGGCGGCGTACCGCGAGAACGTGATCCGCGCCGTACGGACAATCGACGGGGCGATGGCGACATTCTTCCGCGGCCGGTGCATCGTATGCCTCGTGGTCGGGCTGCTCATGGCGCTGGGCTGGACGCTGGTCGGCGTGCCCTACAGCCTGGCGCTGGGACTGCTCGCCGGCGTGCTGAACCTGGTGCCGTTCATGTCGCTGCTCGCGCTGCCGCCCGCGCTCGTGTTCGCATTCCTCGCTGCCAACGATTCCGGGACCCCCTGGCTCTGGCCGGTCGTGCTCACGATGGCAGTGTATATGGCGGTGCAGGCAATCGAGTCGTTCGTCCTCAGCCCAGCCATCGAAGGCCAGGCTTCCGGGCTGCATCCGCTGGTCATCGTGGTCGCGCTGCTGATCGGCAGTCAGCTCGGCGGCCTGCTCGGCATGTTGCTCGCCATCCCGGTCGCCAGTACGCTGCGAACGTTCGCCGCGGAGTGGGTGCTGCCCGAGGTCCGCCGCCTGGCACACGGACCGCCCGCACTCGCCCCCGATCCCGCCGCCGCCGCGCCGGCCAAACCCGAACCGGACGCGCGCGGCTAG
- a CDS encoding glycosyltransferase family 1 protein, translating to MSSDPTRIDLTHFDALRPANLDPTVWSANLAALQGQNPGLSDELARVALPDHWRPALALDDFVTYRIEPPGAPPTWLGGTAAPLARARSLIAKLDPSGKNPALPTCGSGAEIVMLLERLPAHRAVFVMENDTRALAAVLRVQNLAAALNSHRCILVPPEREYAFLTQLLERHPGLLSPGEILLPFLVPAARVAALRTLGEDVLRTITQQRAGRLRELAAAPRPPARALPDRPRVAVISLTTYAPTQNVAEHITRAARQLGWPVLLSAVTDPLHAHALAHCEALAAFQPDLTVCVNHPRSHLPIAAPGVTYVWQLDAPTRPDELLANDTQYLAASPTIARALADAGVAPERIHPWYWACSPPPADTSSDTPDDAVVIAADLPDATPTSCGIEQHAHLMLWEHLGQQVTRRWQEARVLDAQGLLATAERDCHYPITDDKLRAAFVRLIAQVLIPATIAAQTAAAAARSAPVYTWGHGWQRPSGGQFKSLATHLRADPVIPPGWRPRACVLAGQPDPLHPAALHAAARGWPLLVHAAGGRMPASAFGDVLHPGEHFETFADLGTLRQRLEFLRSSAASPRALRARQHVADKHIYARRWQELLACARGA from the coding sequence ATGAGCTCCGACCCGACGAGGATCGACCTGACGCACTTCGACGCGCTGCGCCCCGCCAACCTCGACCCGACCGTGTGGTCCGCCAACCTGGCGGCGTTGCAGGGCCAGAACCCCGGGCTGTCTGATGAGCTCGCGCGTGTCGCGCTCCCGGACCACTGGCGCCCCGCACTGGCCCTCGACGACTTCGTCACCTACCGCATCGAACCGCCGGGCGCGCCGCCCACGTGGCTTGGCGGCACGGCCGCACCACTCGCCCGGGCGCGCAGCCTGATCGCGAAGCTCGATCCCAGTGGCAAAAACCCCGCCCTGCCCACGTGCGGCAGTGGCGCTGAGATCGTCATGCTCCTGGAGCGCCTGCCGGCCCATCGCGCTGTGTTCGTCATGGAGAACGACACACGCGCCCTCGCGGCCGTGCTGCGCGTCCAGAATCTCGCAGCCGCGCTAAACAGCCACCGCTGTATCCTCGTTCCGCCGGAACGCGAATACGCCTTCCTGACACAACTCCTCGAACGGCACCCCGGCCTGCTTTCGCCCGGCGAAATTCTGCTGCCGTTTCTGGTGCCCGCCGCGCGCGTCGCCGCGTTGCGGACGCTGGGTGAAGACGTGCTGCGAACGATCACGCAGCAGCGCGCCGGCCGCCTGCGCGAACTCGCCGCCGCTCCCCGGCCACCCGCTCGCGCTCTCCCCGACCGGCCGCGCGTCGCCGTGATTTCGCTCACGACATACGCTCCGACTCAGAACGTCGCCGAGCACATCACGCGCGCGGCGCGACAACTCGGCTGGCCCGTCCTGCTCAGCGCCGTCACCGACCCGCTGCACGCACACGCCCTTGCTCATTGTGAAGCGCTCGCCGCGTTCCAGCCGGACCTGACGGTCTGCGTGAATCACCCGCGCAGCCACCTGCCCATCGCCGCGCCCGGCGTAACGTACGTGTGGCAGCTCGATGCGCCGACCCGCCCGGACGAACTTCTCGCGAACGATACCCAGTACCTCGCCGCCTCCCCCACAATCGCACGCGCGCTCGCGGACGCCGGCGTGGCGCCGGAGCGCATCCATCCCTGGTACTGGGCGTGCTCGCCGCCTCCCGCAGACACAAGCTCGGATACCCCGGATGATGCCGTGGTGATCGCGGCCGATCTGCCCGACGCGACACCGACGTCCTGCGGCATCGAGCAACACGCCCATCTCATGCTGTGGGAGCATTTGGGTCAGCAGGTGACGCGGCGCTGGCAGGAAGCGCGCGTCCTCGACGCCCAGGGTCTGCTGGCGACCGCCGAACGCGACTGCCACTATCCCATCACCGACGACAAGTTGCGGGCCGCGTTCGTTCGGCTGATCGCCCAGGTTCTGATTCCCGCGACAATCGCCGCGCAGACCGCCGCCGCCGCCGCACGCAGCGCGCCGGTCTACACCTGGGGCCACGGCTGGCAGCGTCCGTCCGGCGGACAATTCAAGTCACTCGCAACGCATCTGCGGGCAGACCCCGTGATTCCGCCCGGCTGGCGTCCACGGGCCTGCGTGCTGGCGGGCCAGCCGGACCCCCTGCACCCGGCAGCCCTCCACGCCGCTGCCCGTGGCTGGCCGCTCCTGGTCCACGCCGCCGGTGGTCGTATGCCCGCGTCGGCATTTGGCGACGTGTTGCACCCCGGGGAGCATTTCGAAACCTTCGCCGACCTTGGGACACTCCGGCAACGCCTAGAATTCTTACGCAGCTCCGCGGCGTCGCCCCGCGCCCTGCGCGCGCGCCAACATGTCGCCGATAAGCATATATATGCGCGGCGCTGGCAGGAGTTGCTGGCGTGCGCCCGTGGCGCGTGA
- a CDS encoding 4-hydroxy-tetrahydrodipicolinate synthase, with protein sequence MKPIQGTITALVTPFRDGKVDLAALEALVERQLAAGVDGLVPCGTTGEIPTLTLAEHRPIVSLVAKLAKRKVPVIAGSGANSTAEALELVRLNMDCGADALLIVAPYFNQPSQEGLRRHYATLAAATPLPIVLYNIPSRTGVDISIATMKRLFDEHANIVAIKHATESVIGAADLMAACDIPVLSGDDPLTLPLMSIGAVGVVSTVANVFPRAVKRLTEAALAGDWAAAQAAHRALYPLAKALLALDTNPIPVKTALALKGLCKDEFRMPLCEIAPENRRRLAELLDQYELD encoded by the coding sequence ATGAAGCCGATTCAGGGCACGATTACCGCATTGGTGACGCCGTTCCGCGATGGCAAGGTGGACCTGGCCGCGCTGGAAGCACTTGTCGAGCGCCAGCTTGCGGCCGGGGTCGATGGGTTGGTGCCATGTGGCACGACCGGCGAAATCCCGACGCTCACGCTGGCCGAGCACCGGCCGATCGTCTCGCTGGTCGCGAAGCTGGCCAAGCGCAAGGTGCCGGTGATTGCGGGCTCGGGGGCCAATTCGACCGCCGAAGCGCTGGAGCTCGTGCGGCTGAACATGGATTGCGGGGCCGACGCGTTGCTGATCGTCGCGCCGTATTTCAACCAGCCGTCGCAGGAGGGCCTGCGCCGCCATTACGCGACGCTTGCCGCGGCAACCCCGCTGCCGATCGTGCTGTACAACATCCCGAGCCGCACGGGGGTTGACATTTCCATCGCGACCATGAAGCGCCTGTTTGACGAGCACGCCAACATCGTGGCCATCAAGCATGCAACGGAAAGCGTGATCGGCGCGGCGGACCTGATGGCGGCGTGCGATATTCCGGTGCTGTCCGGCGACGACCCGCTGACGCTGCCGCTGATGAGCATCGGGGCGGTGGGCGTCGTCAGCACAGTGGCGAACGTCTTCCCGCGCGCGGTCAAGCGCCTGACGGAGGCGGCGCTGGCGGGAGACTGGGCGGCGGCGCAAGCGGCGCACCGGGCGCTTTACCCGCTGGCGAAGGCGCTGCTCGCGCTGGATACGAACCCGATCCCCGTCAAAACGGCGCTGGCGCTGAAGGGGCTCTGCAAAGACGAGTTTCGCATGCCCCTGTGTGAGATCGCGCCGGAGAATCGGCGCCGACTGGCGGAGCTGCTGGACCAGTACGAGCTGGACTGA
- the xseB gene encoding exodeoxyribonuclease VII small subunit produces the protein MSKTPKKLKFEEAMERLDAIVAAMESGEIGVEDSIAKYEEAMTLAAHCRQILDQAEQRIQKIQLDAAGKPQVSPFEPPAAGGTDEAGDDEEDL, from the coding sequence ATGAGCAAGACCCCGAAAAAGCTCAAGTTCGAGGAGGCGATGGAACGCCTCGACGCAATCGTGGCGGCCATGGAATCCGGCGAGATCGGCGTGGAAGACTCGATCGCCAAGTACGAGGAAGCGATGACCCTGGCCGCGCACTGCCGCCAGATTCTCGACCAGGCCGAACAGCGCATCCAGAAAATCCAGCTCGATGCCGCCGGCAAACCGCAGGTCAGCCCGTTTGAGCCTCCGGCGGCCGGTGGCACCGATGAAGCTGGCGACGACGAAGAGGACCTCTGA